In a single window of the Mytilus edulis unplaced genomic scaffold, xbMytEdul2.2 SCAFFOLD_842, whole genome shotgun sequence genome:
- the LOC139507544 gene encoding thyrotropin-releasing hormone receptor-like, translating into MQIDNNEGFGADWNVSNETDYGLAKVIDTYYADLLWIYFSPCVILLGMISSTLSISVLLRRTMRRSTTMFYLTVLSFGDILVVNTGLLRRWIRYAFETDIRTFGPLNCKIHVFMTYFSLEFTAWILVAVTIDRCISVKLPLRAVYYCTMRRSRFVVVLVTFLLIMLNGHLLFTTDFQDGICQFNSFSMIAWPFMDFALYCFFPFSIMLICNVIIIRTIIKSFKRFATIKEKTSPNNLTNEANSRRQRNRNSNMTAMLLSVNISFLVCTLPVSVYYICESFFIDADPSLMNLLETISSLLMYMNNAISFFLYCLSGTKFRRELFKMFKRTTKEKTRARNYSIESISSIVDS; encoded by the coding sequence ATGCAAATTGACAACAATGAAGGTTTTGGCGCAGATTGGAACGTTTCGAATGAAACAGACTATGGTTTGGCGAAGGTTATAGATACATATTATGCGGATTTACTTTGGATATATTTTTCACCGTGTGTAATACTTTTAGGAATGATTTCATCAACTTTGTCCATAAGTGTATTATTAAGAAGAACTATGAGACGTTCTACAACCATGTTTTATCTAACAGTCTTATCATTTGGAGATATTCTTGTGGTCAACACAGGACTTTTACGCCGATGGATACGATAtgcttttgaaactgacattcGAACATTTGGTCCCCTCAATTGTAAAATCCACgtttttatgacatatttttcGCTCGAGTTTACGGCATGGATTTTGGTTGCCGTGACCATCGACAGGTGTATTTCAGTAAAACTTCCATTGAGAGCAGTCTATTATTGTACAATGCGTCGAAGtcgttttgttgttgttttggtcACCTTTCTTTTGATCATGCTCAATGGACATTTACTATTCACTACCGATTTTCAAGACGGAATATGTCAATTTAACTCATTTTCCATGATCGCTTGGCCTTTTATGGACTTTGcgttatattgtttttttccgTTTAGTATAATGCTGATATGCAATGTTATCATTATTCGGACAATCATCAAATCATTCAAGCGGTTTGCAACTATCAAAGAAAAAACATCGCCTAATAATTTGACAAATGAAGCAAATTCCAGACGGCAACGCAATCGAAATTCGAATATGACGGCCATGTTACTTTCAGTGAATATATCCTTCCTCGTTTGTACACTTCCGGTTTCAGTGTATTACATCTGTGAGAGTTTTTTCATAGACGCAGACCCATCACTTATGAATCTTCTTGAAACAATTTCAAGCTTATTGATGTATATGAACAATGCTATTAGTTTCTTTCTATACTGTCTTAGTGGGACAAAATTTAGAagagaattattcaaaatgtttaaacGGACGACAAAAGAAAAGACAAGAGCAAGAAATTATTCAATAGAAAGCATCTCTTCTATAGTGGATTCGtaa